The following proteins are encoded in a genomic region of Corticium candelabrum chromosome 11, ooCorCand1.1, whole genome shotgun sequence:
- the LOC134187000 gene encoding nephrocystin-3-like isoform X2 translates to MCSCLPRHHPDIGTVLWNLGVAYRELNNIEKATVVWRECLAIRERAFSPTHPCVIDVLKSLGRIAYDQQLYDESLQLYGKLQDILMRTSPVSEDMATVCHNMGACYFKLSQLDAAEKALSQSLQLKTSLYSPGHYTISITETQLHQLWQLKYGR, encoded by the exons ATGTGTTCATGTCTTCCTAGACATCATCCTGACATTGGAACCG TTTTGTGGAATCTTGGTGTAGCATACCGTGAGTTAAACAACATTGAGAAGGCAACTGTTGTGTGGAGAGAATGTCTGGCAATTAGAGAGAGAGCATTTTCTCCAACACACCCTTGTGTTATTGATG TATTGAAGTCACTGGGGAGAATTGCATATGATCAACAACTTTACGACGAGTCATTACAATTGTATGGTAAATTACAGGACATTCTGATGAGAACATCTCCTGTATCAGAGGATATGGCTACAG TGTGTCACAACATGGGAGCGTGTTATTTCAAGTTGTCTCAATTAGATGCGGCAGAAAAGGCATTGTCCCAGTCATTGCAGCTCAAAACTTCTCTTTATTCACCAGGACATTACACAATATCTATCA CTGAAACGCAATTGCACCAGCTGTGGCAATTGAAATATGGACGTTAA
- the LOC134187000 gene encoding nephrocystin-3-like isoform X1 — protein sequence MCSCLPRHHPDIGTVLWNLGVAYRELNNIEKATVVWRECLAIRERAFSPTHPCVIDVLKSLGRIAYDQQLYDESLQLYGKLQDILMRTSPVSEDMATGIDNRINVLINNITILLLLCLVCHNMGACYFKLSQLDAAEKALSQSLQLKTSLYSPGHYTISITETQLHQLWQLKYGR from the exons ATGTGTTCATGTCTTCCTAGACATCATCCTGACATTGGAACCG TTTTGTGGAATCTTGGTGTAGCATACCGTGAGTTAAACAACATTGAGAAGGCAACTGTTGTGTGGAGAGAATGTCTGGCAATTAGAGAGAGAGCATTTTCTCCAACACACCCTTGTGTTATTGATG TATTGAAGTCACTGGGGAGAATTGCATATGATCAACAACTTTACGACGAGTCATTACAATTGTATGGTAAATTACAGGACATTCTGATGAGAACATCTCCTGTATCAGAGGATATGGCTACAGGCATAGACAATCGTAtaaatgtgttaattaataacattacTATCTTATTGTTATTGTGTCTAGTGTGTCACAACATGGGAGCGTGTTATTTCAAGTTGTCTCAATTAGATGCGGCAGAAAAGGCATTGTCCCAGTCATTGCAGCTCAAAACTTCTCTTTATTCACCAGGACATTACACAATATCTATCA CTGAAACGCAATTGCACCAGCTGTGGCAATTGAAATATGGACGTTAA